Proteins from a single region of Streptomyces sp. HUAS 15-9:
- a CDS encoding helix-turn-helix domain-containing protein: MVRTPLTPEERERGERFGRLLREARGDRSMADVAAEAGVSAETLRKIETGRAPTPAFFTVAALARALDLSMDELADRCVPLEV; encoded by the coding sequence ATGGTGCGCACCCCTCTCACCCCCGAAGAACGCGAACGCGGCGAGCGGTTCGGACGGCTGCTGCGCGAGGCCCGCGGCGACCGGAGCATGGCGGACGTCGCGGCCGAGGCGGGGGTCTCCGCCGAGACCCTCCGCAAGATCGAGACCGGCCGGGCTCCGACCCCGGCGTTCTTCACCGTCGCCGCCCTGGCCCGCGCGCTCGACCTGTCCATGGACGAGCTGGCGGACCGGTGCGTGCCACTGGAGGTCTGA
- a CDS encoding ATP-dependent Clp protease ATP-binding subunit, giving the protein MTDGYPPDPFGEFLSRFFGGGGPQQGPRHIDIGRLLSQPARELVRGAALYAAEHGSRDLDTQHLLRAALSTEPTRSLLSRAGADPDGLATEIDQRSGPVQHPAGEVPPPTSLSLTPAVKRALLDAHDLARASGAGYIGPEHVLSALAANPDSAAGHILGAARFAATGMPADAPETDRTRTGTDRQRPASTPTLDKYGRDLTELAAQSSIDPVIGRGEEIEQTIEVLSRRGKNNPVLIGDAGVGKTAIVEGLAQRIADGDVPDILIGRRVVSLDLTGVVAGTRFRGDFEERLNNIVGEIRAHSDQLIVFIDELHTVVGAGTGGDSGAMDAGNILKPALARGELHIVGATTLEEFRRIEKDAALARRFQPILVPEPTAEDTIEILRGLRDRYEAHHQVRYTDEALVAAVELSDRYLTDRRLPDKAIDLIDQAGARVRLGARTKGTDVRAMEREVEQLVRDKDQAVADEQYEQATQLRDRIAGLKERISETSGDEEADEGQHLEVTAEAVAEVVSRLTHIPVSRLTQEEKERLLGLERHLHQRVIGQDEAVAAVSEAVLRSRAGLASPDRPIGSFLFLGPTGVGKTELARALAEALFGSEDRMVRLDMSEYQERHTVSRLVGAPPGYVGHEEAGQLTEVVRRHPYSLLLLDEVEKAHPDVFNILLQVLDDGRLTDSQGRTVDFTNTVIVMTSNLGSEAVTRRGAGIGFGSGGEEADEEARRERILRPLREHFRPEFLNRIDEIVVFHQLTAEQLRQITDLLLERTRRLLHAQGITVAFTDASVGWLAERGHQPEYGARPLRRTIQREVDNQLSRLLLDGTVTEGSRVTVDVADSRLTFHAHPGEAPPPPATQPGGATPDAPPPAAQADPAAGDQDGR; this is encoded by the coding sequence ATGACCGACGGCTACCCTCCCGACCCCTTCGGTGAGTTCCTGTCCCGGTTCTTCGGCGGAGGCGGCCCCCAGCAGGGCCCCCGCCACATCGACATAGGCCGGCTGCTGAGCCAGCCGGCCAGGGAACTCGTGCGCGGCGCGGCCCTGTACGCCGCCGAGCACGGCAGCCGGGACCTGGACACCCAGCACCTGCTGCGCGCGGCCCTGTCCACCGAGCCCACCCGGAGTCTGCTCAGCCGCGCGGGCGCGGACCCGGACGGCCTCGCGACGGAGATCGACCAGCGCTCCGGCCCGGTGCAGCACCCGGCGGGCGAGGTCCCGCCGCCCACCTCGCTCTCGCTCACCCCGGCCGTCAAACGGGCCCTGCTCGACGCACACGACCTGGCACGGGCGAGCGGCGCCGGGTACATCGGCCCGGAGCATGTACTCAGCGCGCTCGCCGCGAACCCGGACTCGGCCGCCGGGCACATCCTGGGCGCCGCCCGCTTCGCGGCCACCGGCATGCCGGCCGACGCGCCCGAGACCGACCGGACACGCACCGGAACCGACCGGCAGCGGCCCGCGTCGACGCCGACCCTCGACAAGTACGGCCGCGACCTGACCGAGCTGGCCGCGCAGAGCAGCATCGACCCGGTCATCGGGCGGGGCGAGGAGATCGAGCAGACCATCGAGGTGCTCTCCCGGCGCGGCAAGAACAACCCGGTGCTGATCGGCGACGCGGGCGTAGGCAAGACCGCGATCGTGGAGGGGCTTGCCCAGCGGATCGCCGACGGGGACGTGCCCGACATCCTCATCGGCCGCCGTGTGGTCTCCCTGGACCTGACCGGTGTGGTCGCCGGGACCCGGTTCCGCGGGGACTTCGAGGAGCGGCTGAACAACATCGTGGGCGAGATCCGCGCCCACTCCGACCAGCTGATCGTCTTCATCGACGAGCTGCACACCGTGGTCGGAGCCGGCACGGGCGGCGACAGCGGGGCGATGGACGCGGGCAACATCCTCAAGCCCGCCCTGGCCCGCGGCGAGCTGCACATCGTGGGCGCGACCACGCTGGAGGAGTTCCGCCGGATCGAGAAGGACGCGGCGCTGGCCCGCCGCTTCCAGCCGATCCTGGTGCCCGAGCCGACGGCCGAGGACACGATCGAGATCCTGCGCGGGCTGCGCGATCGCTACGAGGCCCATCACCAGGTCCGCTACACCGACGAGGCCCTGGTGGCCGCCGTGGAGCTGTCCGACCGGTATCTCACCGACCGCCGACTGCCGGACAAGGCGATCGACCTGATCGACCAGGCGGGGGCGCGGGTGCGGCTCGGCGCCCGGACCAAGGGCACGGATGTGCGCGCGATGGAGCGCGAGGTCGAGCAGCTGGTCCGGGACAAGGACCAGGCGGTCGCGGACGAGCAGTACGAGCAGGCCACCCAGCTGCGCGACCGCATCGCCGGGCTGAAGGAGCGGATCTCCGAGACCAGCGGCGACGAGGAGGCCGACGAGGGGCAGCACCTGGAGGTGACGGCCGAGGCCGTCGCCGAAGTGGTGTCCCGGCTGACCCACATCCCGGTCAGCCGTCTCACCCAGGAGGAGAAGGAGCGGCTGCTCGGCCTCGAGCGGCATCTGCACCAGCGGGTGATCGGGCAGGACGAGGCGGTCGCCGCCGTGTCCGAGGCGGTGCTGCGCTCCCGGGCCGGGCTGGCCAGTCCGGACCGGCCGATCGGCAGCTTCCTGTTCCTCGGCCCGACCGGTGTCGGCAAGACCGAGCTGGCCCGCGCGCTGGCCGAGGCGCTGTTCGGCAGCGAGGACCGCATGGTGCGCCTCGACATGAGCGAGTACCAGGAGCGGCACACGGTCTCCCGGCTGGTGGGCGCCCCGCCCGGGTACGTCGGGCACGAGGAGGCCGGTCAGCTCACCGAGGTGGTGCGCAGGCACCCGTACTCGCTGCTGCTGCTCGACGAGGTGGAGAAGGCGCACCCCGACGTCTTCAACATCCTGTTGCAGGTCCTGGACGACGGCCGGCTCACCGACTCCCAGGGCCGCACGGTGGACTTCACCAACACGGTCATCGTGATGACCAGCAACCTCGGCTCCGAGGCGGTCACCAGGCGGGGTGCCGGCATCGGGTTCGGGAGCGGAGGGGAGGAGGCCGACGAGGAGGCACGGCGCGAGCGGATCCTGCGGCCGCTGCGCGAGCACTTCCGGCCGGAGTTCCTCAACCGCATCGACGAGATCGTCGTCTTCCACCAGCTCACCGCCGAGCAGCTGCGGCAGATCACCGACCTGCTCCTGGAGCGCACCCGCAGGCTGCTGCACGCCCAGGGCATCACGGTCGCGTTCACCGACGCGTCCGTGGGCTGGCTCGCGGAACGCGGCCACCAGCCGGAGTACGGCGCCCGGCCGCTGCGCCGCACCATCCAGCGCGAGGTCGACAACCAGCTCTCCCGCCTCCTGCTCGACGGCACTGTCACCGAGGGCAGCCGGGTGACGGTGGATGTGGCCGACAGCCGCCTGACGTTCCACGCCCACCCGGGCGAGGCCCCACCACCGCCGGCCACGCAGCCGGGCGGGGCCACCCCGGACGCACCACCACCGGCCGCACAGGCCGACCCGGCGGCGGGCGACCAGGACGGCCGGTAG
- the hydA gene encoding dihydropyrimidinase: MSSRTVIRGGLVITASDEIHADVLIEDGRIAALAVSGTPAAEAFGDERVIDATGKYVIPGGVDAHTHMELPFGGTFASDTFETGTRAAAWGGTTTIVDFAVQSVGHTLREGLDTWHAKAEGNCAIDYGFHMIVSDVNQETLKEMDLLVEEGVTSFKQFMAYPGVFYSDDGQILRAMQRSAENGGLIMMHAENGIAIDVLVEQALARGETDPRYHGEVRKALLEAEATHRAIRLAQVAGAPLYVVHVSATEAVAELARARDEGLNVFGETCPQYLFLSTDNLAEPDFAGAKYVCSTPLRPKEHQAQLWKGLRTNDLQVVSTDHCPFCFVGQKELGRGDFSKIPNGLPGVENRMDLLHQAVVDGHISRRRWIEIACAAPARMFGMYPKKGTIAPGADADIVIYDPHAEQTVSAETHHMNVDYSAYEGRRLTGRVESVLSRGELVITEREYTGHAGHGVYTPRSTCQYLN, from the coding sequence ATGAGCAGCCGTACCGTCATCCGAGGCGGTCTCGTCATCACCGCGTCCGACGAGATCCACGCCGACGTCCTGATCGAGGACGGCCGCATCGCCGCCCTCGCCGTCTCCGGCACCCCGGCCGCCGAGGCGTTCGGCGACGAGAGGGTCATCGACGCCACCGGGAAGTATGTGATCCCGGGCGGGGTCGACGCCCACACCCATATGGAGCTGCCGTTCGGCGGCACCTTCGCCTCCGACACCTTCGAGACCGGCACCCGGGCGGCCGCCTGGGGCGGTACGACCACGATCGTCGACTTCGCCGTGCAGAGCGTCGGCCACACCCTGCGCGAGGGCCTGGACACCTGGCACGCCAAGGCCGAGGGCAACTGCGCGATCGACTACGGCTTCCACATGATCGTCTCCGACGTGAACCAGGAGACGCTCAAGGAGATGGACCTCCTCGTCGAGGAGGGGGTGACCAGCTTCAAGCAGTTCATGGCCTACCCGGGCGTCTTCTACTCCGACGACGGCCAGATCCTGCGCGCCATGCAGCGCTCCGCCGAGAACGGCGGACTGATCATGATGCACGCCGAGAACGGCATCGCGATCGACGTCCTGGTCGAACAGGCCCTCGCCCGTGGCGAGACCGACCCGCGCTACCACGGCGAGGTCCGCAAGGCCCTCCTGGAGGCGGAGGCCACCCACCGTGCGATCAGGCTCGCCCAGGTCGCCGGGGCGCCCCTGTACGTCGTCCACGTCTCGGCGACGGAGGCGGTCGCCGAGCTGGCCCGGGCGCGTGACGAGGGGCTGAACGTCTTCGGCGAGACGTGCCCGCAGTATCTGTTCCTGTCCACGGACAACCTGGCCGAACCCGACTTCGCGGGCGCCAAGTACGTGTGCAGCACCCCGCTGCGGCCCAAGGAGCACCAGGCCCAGCTCTGGAAGGGGCTGCGCACCAACGATCTCCAGGTGGTCTCCACCGACCACTGCCCCTTCTGCTTCGTGGGCCAGAAGGAGCTCGGTCGCGGCGACTTCTCCAAGATCCCCAACGGTCTTCCGGGCGTGGAGAACCGTATGGACCTGCTCCACCAGGCCGTCGTCGACGGGCACATCTCGCGCCGCCGCTGGATCGAGATCGCCTGCGCCGCCCCGGCCCGGATGTTCGGCATGTATCCGAAGAAGGGCACCATCGCCCCGGGCGCCGATGCCGACATCGTCATCTACGACCCGCACGCCGAGCAGACCGTGTCCGCCGAGACGCACCACATGAACGTCGACTACTCGGCCTACGAGGGCAGGCGCCTCACCGGCCGCGTGGAGAGCGTGCTCTCGCGCGGCGAACTCGTCATCACCGAGCGGGAGTACACCGGACACGCCGGTCACGGCGTCTACACCCCGCGCTCCACCTGTCAGTACCTCAACTAG
- a CDS encoding nitrilase-related carbon-nitrogen hydrolase: MSRVIRAALFQTAWTGDKESMIQVHEQAARDAAAQGAQVLCFQELFYGPYFCQVQDKAFYEYAERIPDGPIVKRFQALARELGIVLVLPMYEEEQPGVLYNTAAVIDADGSYLGKYRKHHIPQVPGFWEKFYFRPGNSGWPVFDTAVGRIGVYICYDRHFPEGWRALGLAGAEIVFNPSATSRGLSRYLWQLEQPAAAVANEYFVGAINRVGVEDLGDNDFYGTTYFVDPEAQFVGEVASDKETELVVRDLDLAKLREVRDRWQFYRDRRPDAYGPLTAP, encoded by the coding sequence ATGAGCAGAGTGATCCGTGCCGCCCTCTTCCAGACCGCCTGGACCGGCGACAAGGAATCGATGATCCAGGTACACGAGCAGGCGGCCCGCGACGCGGCCGCGCAGGGTGCTCAGGTCCTGTGCTTCCAGGAGCTGTTCTACGGACCCTACTTCTGCCAGGTGCAGGACAAGGCCTTCTACGAGTACGCCGAGCGGATCCCCGACGGGCCGATCGTCAAGCGTTTCCAGGCGCTGGCCAGGGAACTGGGCATCGTCCTCGTCCTGCCCATGTACGAGGAGGAGCAGCCGGGCGTCCTCTACAACACCGCGGCCGTGATCGACGCGGACGGCTCGTACCTCGGCAAGTACCGCAAGCACCACATCCCGCAGGTCCCCGGCTTCTGGGAGAAGTTCTACTTCCGTCCCGGGAACAGCGGCTGGCCGGTCTTCGACACCGCCGTCGGCCGGATCGGCGTCTACATCTGCTACGACCGCCACTTCCCGGAGGGCTGGCGCGCCCTGGGCCTCGCGGGCGCCGAGATCGTCTTCAACCCGTCGGCCACCTCGCGCGGACTGTCCCGCTATCTGTGGCAGCTGGAGCAGCCCGCGGCGGCCGTGGCCAACGAGTACTTCGTCGGCGCGATCAACCGGGTCGGTGTGGAGGACCTGGGCGACAACGACTTCTACGGCACGACCTACTTCGTCGACCCGGAGGCCCAGTTCGTCGGCGAGGTGGCGAGCGACAAGGAGACCGAACTCGTCGTCCGCGACCTGGACCTGGCCAAGCTCCGCGAGGTCCGCGACCGCTGGCAGTTCTACCGGGACCGCCGTCCCGACGCGTACGGCCCGCTGACCGCTCCGTAA
- a CDS encoding aspartate aminotransferase family protein translates to MSDLYDRHRNVLPDWLALYYEDPLELTHGEGRYVWDADGNRYLDFFGGILTTMTAHALPEVTKAVSEQAGRILHSSTLYLNRPMVELAERIAQLSGIPNARVFFTTSGTEANDAALLLATTYRRSNTILAMRNSYHGRSFSAVGITGNRGWSPTSLSPLQTLYVHGGVRTRGPFAELSDPEFISACVADLRDLLGHTRAPAALIAEPIQGVGGFTSPPDGLYAAFRQVLQEQDILWIADEVQTGWGRTGEHFWGWQAHGRSGPPDMLTFAKGIGNGASIGGVVARAEIMNCLDANSISTFGGTQITMAAGLANLNYLLEHDLQGNARRVGGLLIERLRTVAAQLPGVREVRGRGLMIGVELVRPGTDEADPRAASAVLEAAREGGLLIGKGGGHNTSALRVAPPLSLTVAEAEEGAAILERALRSTF, encoded by the coding sequence ATGAGCGACCTCTACGACCGCCACCGCAACGTCCTCCCCGACTGGCTCGCCCTCTACTACGAGGACCCGCTCGAACTCACCCACGGCGAGGGCCGGTACGTCTGGGACGCCGACGGCAACCGGTACCTCGACTTCTTCGGCGGCATCCTCACCACGATGACCGCGCACGCGCTGCCCGAAGTGACCAAGGCGGTGAGCGAGCAGGCCGGGCGGATCCTGCACTCCTCGACCCTCTACCTCAACCGGCCGATGGTCGAACTCGCCGAGCGCATCGCCCAGTTGAGCGGAATCCCGAACGCCCGCGTCTTCTTCACCACCTCCGGCACCGAGGCCAACGACGCCGCCCTGCTGCTCGCCACCACCTACCGGCGGAGCAACACGATCCTGGCGATGCGCAACAGCTACCACGGCCGCTCCTTCAGCGCGGTCGGCATCACCGGCAACCGCGGCTGGTCCCCGACCTCGCTGTCCCCGCTGCAGACGCTGTACGTCCACGGAGGCGTGCGCACACGCGGCCCGTTCGCCGAGCTGAGCGACCCCGAGTTCATCTCGGCCTGTGTGGCGGACCTCAGGGACCTGCTCGGCCACACCCGTGCGCCGGCGGCGCTGATCGCCGAGCCCATCCAGGGCGTCGGCGGCTTCACCTCGCCGCCCGACGGGCTCTACGCGGCCTTCCGGCAGGTGCTCCAGGAGCAGGACATCCTGTGGATCGCCGACGAGGTGCAGACCGGCTGGGGACGCACCGGCGAGCACTTCTGGGGCTGGCAGGCACACGGCCGGAGCGGGCCGCCGGACATGCTCACCTTCGCCAAGGGCATCGGCAACGGCGCGTCCATCGGCGGGGTCGTCGCCCGCGCCGAGATCATGAACTGCCTCGACGCCAACAGCATCTCCACCTTCGGCGGCACCCAGATCACCATGGCCGCCGGGCTCGCCAACCTCAACTACCTGCTGGAACACGACCTCCAGGGCAACGCCCGGCGTGTCGGCGGACTGCTCATCGAGCGGCTGCGGACCGTCGCCGCGCAACTGCCCGGCGTACGGGAGGTGCGCGGACGAGGGCTGATGATCGGCGTCGAGCTGGTGCGGCCGGGTACCGACGAGGCCGACCCGCGAGCCGCCTCCGCGGTCCTGGAGGCGGCCCGTGAGGGCGGGCTGCTCATCGGCAAGGGCGGCGGGCACAACACCAGCGCGCTGCGCGTCGCACCGCCGCTGTCGCTGACCGTCGCGGAGGCCGAAGAAGGCGCCGCGATCCTCGAACGCGCTCTGAGGAGCACCTTCTAG
- a CDS encoding TIGR03842 family LLM class F420-dependent oxidoreductase, with amino-acid sequence MDFGLVLQTDPPASRVISLMKRAERNGFTYGWTFDSAVLWQEPFVIYSQILANTSKLTVGPMVTNPGTRTWEVTASTFATLNDMFGNRTVCGIGRGDSAMRVAGRKPNTLARISEAMKVIRALGRGDEADLGGTVVRFPWIKPGAELPVWMAAYGPKALKMTGEEADGFILQLADLYLTEYMVKAVKDAAVAAGRDPSEVRICVAAPAYVTEDDSPEALAHARDQCRWFGGMVGNHVADLVSKYGEHSAQVPDELTDYIKSREGYDYAHHGRSGNPDTEFVPDEIVDRFCLIGPAAKHIEKLEALRELGVDQFAVYDMHDAQETTIDAYGAQVIPALNG; translated from the coding sequence ATGGACTTCGGACTCGTCCTGCAGACCGACCCGCCGGCCTCCCGTGTCATCAGCCTGATGAAGCGGGCCGAGCGCAACGGCTTCACCTACGGCTGGACCTTCGACTCCGCCGTGCTGTGGCAGGAACCGTTCGTGATCTACAGCCAGATCCTCGCCAACACCTCGAAGCTGACGGTCGGCCCGATGGTCACCAACCCGGGCACCCGCACCTGGGAGGTCACCGCCTCCACCTTCGCCACCCTCAACGACATGTTCGGCAACCGCACGGTCTGCGGCATCGGCCGCGGAGACTCGGCGATGCGGGTCGCGGGCCGCAAGCCCAACACCCTCGCCCGGATCAGCGAGGCCATGAAGGTCATCCGCGCCCTGGGCCGCGGCGACGAGGCCGACCTCGGCGGCACGGTGGTGAGGTTCCCGTGGATCAAGCCGGGCGCCGAACTCCCCGTGTGGATGGCCGCGTACGGCCCCAAGGCCCTGAAGATGACCGGTGAGGAGGCCGACGGGTTCATCCTCCAGCTGGCGGACCTCTATCTGACCGAGTACATGGTCAAGGCGGTGAAAGACGCGGCGGTGGCCGCCGGACGCGACCCGTCCGAGGTCAGGATCTGCGTCGCCGCCCCGGCGTACGTCACCGAGGACGACTCGCCCGAGGCGCTCGCCCACGCCCGCGACCAGTGCCGCTGGTTCGGCGGAATGGTCGGCAACCACGTGGCCGACCTGGTCTCCAAGTACGGCGAGCACTCCGCCCAGGTGCCCGACGAACTCACCGACTACATCAAGTCACGCGAGGGGTACGACTACGCGCACCACGGGCGCAGCGGCAACCCCGACACGGAGTTCGTGCCCGACGAGATCGTCGACCGGTTCTGCCTCATCGGGCCGGCCGCGAAGCACATCGAGAAGCTGGAGGCACTGCGCGAGCTGGGTGTCGACCAGTTCGCGGTGTACGACATGCACGACGCACAGGAAACCACCATCGACGCCTACGGCGCGCAGGTGATCCCGGCCCTCAACGGCTGA
- a CDS encoding nitrilase-related carbon-nitrogen hydrolase, which translates to MANVVRAALVQATWTGDTESMVAKHEEHAREAARRGARIIGFQEVFNAPYFCQVQEPEHYRWAEPVPDGPTVRRMRELARETGMVIVVPVFEVEQSGFYYNTAAVIDADGTFLGKYRKHHIPQVKGFWEKYYFKPGNVGWPVFDTAVGKVGVYICYDRHFPEGWRQLGLNGAQLVYNPSATSRGLSAYLWQLEQPAAAVANEYFVAAINRVGQEEYGDNDFYGTSYFVDPRGQFVGETASDKAEELVVRDLDFDLIEEVRQQWAFYRDRRPDAYEGLVQP; encoded by the coding sequence ATGGCCAACGTCGTACGTGCCGCCCTGGTCCAGGCCACCTGGACCGGCGACACCGAGTCCATGGTGGCGAAACACGAGGAGCACGCCCGCGAGGCGGCCCGCCGGGGCGCGAGGATCATCGGGTTCCAGGAAGTCTTCAACGCCCCCTACTTCTGCCAGGTCCAGGAGCCGGAGCACTACCGCTGGGCCGAGCCGGTGCCCGACGGCCCGACCGTGCGCCGTATGCGGGAGCTCGCCCGCGAGACCGGCATGGTGATCGTGGTCCCCGTCTTCGAGGTCGAGCAGTCCGGCTTCTACTACAACACCGCGGCCGTGATCGACGCCGACGGAACCTTCCTCGGCAAGTACCGCAAGCACCACATCCCGCAGGTCAAGGGCTTCTGGGAGAAGTACTACTTCAAGCCGGGCAACGTCGGCTGGCCCGTCTTCGACACCGCCGTCGGCAAGGTCGGCGTCTACATCTGCTACGACCGGCACTTTCCGGAGGGCTGGCGGCAACTCGGACTGAACGGCGCGCAGTTGGTCTACAACCCGTCCGCCACCTCCCGCGGTCTGTCCGCCTATCTGTGGCAGTTGGAGCAGCCCGCGGCCGCCGTCGCCAACGAGTACTTCGTCGCCGCCATCAACCGGGTCGGGCAGGAGGAGTACGGGGACAACGACTTCTACGGCACGAGCTACTTCGTCGACCCGCGCGGGCAGTTCGTGGGCGAGACCGCCAGCGACAAGGCCGAGGAACTCGTCGTCCGCGACCTCGACTTCGACCTGATCGAGGAAGTCCGGCAGCAGTGGGCGTTCTACCGCGACCGGCGACCCGACGCGTACGAAGGGCTGGTGCAGCCATGA
- a CDS encoding PucR family transcriptional regulator, translated as MTTTLEPWGTAEVPEPVLSVRQVLGLERVLAGEPEVVAGAGQLDRPVRWVHVAEAADVGVMLTGGEMVLTTGVLLAGDEAKQAEYIQSLHRAEAAAVVLGLGRAFPAPPDVMRRAAERCGLPMIVLHRPFPFAELTEEVQSRLVRRKFAAVSLSESVRTALTALITAGAPLQHLLDEVAQHSGCPVVATNLAHRVLATAGERSAVDDVLRDWERIARQAGGSEGDGWIRAELGGRGERWGWIVLCGYRGDTATGRLLADRAAEALVLHRMLGDGSAHTWEEQSAQSLLTDLVSGVVPARQLLPRARAAGLPVNRRAFVPLVVRDGEPARLDRVLRMLGLPGLVAELADGATAVLLSLARDQDAGALAAHFAARLRTESDQARTVVAAAGPRTVWDDVPAGLREAQHVADAVADSSHALDLPAVVRLKDVHLRGLIRLLRDDPHVQSFAERELDGLLCDPGQELLDVLRTYLATGRNKSRTAQLHHVSRPALYRRLEAIQTRLGVDLDDFEQAASVHIALLAHDAQQG; from the coding sequence ATGACCACCACCTTGGAGCCCTGGGGAACCGCAGAGGTACCGGAACCCGTCCTGTCGGTCCGTCAGGTCCTCGGCCTGGAACGGGTCCTGGCCGGAGAGCCCGAGGTGGTGGCCGGCGCCGGTCAGCTGGACCGGCCCGTGCGCTGGGTGCACGTGGCCGAGGCCGCCGATGTCGGCGTGATGCTCACCGGTGGCGAGATGGTGCTCACCACCGGGGTGCTGCTCGCCGGTGACGAGGCCAAGCAGGCCGAGTACATCCAGTCGCTGCACCGCGCGGAGGCCGCGGCCGTGGTGCTCGGGCTCGGCCGGGCGTTTCCGGCCCCGCCGGACGTGATGCGCCGGGCCGCCGAGCGGTGCGGGCTGCCCATGATCGTCCTCCACCGGCCCTTCCCCTTCGCCGAGCTGACGGAGGAGGTCCAGTCCCGCCTGGTCCGGCGGAAGTTCGCGGCCGTCAGCCTCTCGGAGTCCGTACGGACGGCCCTGACCGCGCTCATCACCGCGGGCGCTCCGCTGCAACACCTGCTCGACGAGGTGGCCCAGCACAGCGGCTGTCCGGTCGTCGCCACCAACCTCGCCCATCGCGTCCTGGCCACCGCGGGCGAGCGGTCCGCCGTGGACGACGTGCTGCGCGACTGGGAGCGCATCGCCCGGCAGGCGGGCGGCAGCGAGGGCGACGGCTGGATCCGGGCGGAGCTCGGCGGACGCGGAGAGCGCTGGGGGTGGATCGTGCTGTGCGGGTACCGGGGCGACACGGCCACCGGGCGACTGCTCGCCGACCGGGCCGCCGAGGCGCTCGTCCTGCACCGCATGCTCGGTGACGGCTCCGCCCACACCTGGGAGGAGCAGTCGGCGCAGAGCCTGCTCACCGACCTGGTCTCCGGTGTCGTACCGGCCCGGCAACTGCTGCCACGGGCCCGCGCCGCCGGACTGCCGGTCAACCGGCGGGCCTTCGTACCCCTGGTCGTACGGGACGGTGAACCCGCCCGACTCGACCGTGTGCTGCGGATGCTGGGGCTTCCGGGGCTCGTCGCCGAACTCGCCGACGGTGCCACCGCCGTACTGCTCAGCCTCGCCCGGGACCAGGACGCCGGGGCCCTCGCGGCGCACTTCGCGGCGCGGCTGCGCACCGAGTCCGATCAGGCCCGTACGGTCGTCGCCGCGGCCGGCCCGCGCACCGTCTGGGACGACGTCCCCGCCGGGCTGCGCGAGGCCCAGCATGTCGCCGACGCCGTCGCCGACTCCTCACACGCCCTGGACCTCCCGGCCGTCGTTCGCCTCAAGGACGTCCATCTGCGCGGTCTGATACGGCTGTTGCGGGACGACCCGCATGTACAGTCCTTCGCGGAGCGGGAACTGGACGGGCTGCTGTGCGATCCCGGCCAGGAACTGCTCGACGTGCTGCGGACGTACCTCGCCACGGGCCGCAACAAGTCCCGCACCGCCCAGCTCCACCATGTCTCCCGGCCCGCGCTCTACCGCCGTCTGGAGGCGATACAGACGCGGCTGGGCGTCGACCTCGACGACTTCGAGCAGGCGGCGTCGGTGCACATCGCGCTGCTCGCACATGACGCGCAACAGGGCTGA
- the map gene encoding type I methionyl aminopeptidase produces the protein MVELKTDTSINAMHTAGQVVGRALTAVRAAAAVGVSLKELDDVAHEVLREAGASSPFLGYRPSFAPTPFPAVICASVNDAIVHGIPSRYRLRDGDLVSIDCGAQLNGWTGDSAISFVVGRPRPTDVRLIDTAERALTAGIAAAVVGNRIGDIAHAVGSVCRTAGYGVPQGFGGHGVGRRMHEEPEVPNEGRPGRGLPLRHGMVLAIEPMLIASGRDAYFTASDGWTLRTNDGSRAAHVEHTVAITRSGPRILTERRAGGRAHP, from the coding sequence ATGGTGGAGCTGAAGACGGACACGTCGATCAACGCGATGCATACGGCCGGCCAGGTCGTCGGCCGGGCCCTGACAGCCGTACGGGCGGCCGCGGCCGTCGGCGTCTCACTGAAGGAACTGGACGACGTGGCGCACGAGGTGCTGCGCGAGGCCGGTGCCTCCTCGCCGTTCCTCGGCTACCGCCCCTCCTTCGCCCCCACCCCCTTCCCCGCCGTGATCTGCGCCTCCGTCAACGACGCGATCGTCCACGGCATCCCGAGCCGCTACCGGCTGCGCGACGGCGACCTCGTCTCCATCGACTGCGGCGCCCAACTGAACGGCTGGACCGGCGACTCGGCGATCAGCTTCGTCGTGGGCAGACCGCGCCCGACGGACGTACGACTGATCGACACCGCCGAGCGGGCGCTGACCGCGGGCATCGCGGCGGCCGTCGTCGGCAACCGCATCGGCGACATCGCCCATGCCGTCGGCTCGGTGTGCCGGACGGCGGGATACGGCGTACCGCAGGGCTTCGGGGGCCACGGCGTGGGCCGCCGTATGCACGAGGAGCCCGAGGTGCCGAACGAGGGCCGGCCCGGCCGGGGCCTTCCGCTGCGGCACGGCATGGTCCTGGCGATCGAGCCCATGCTGATCGCGAGCGGCAGGGACGCCTACTTCACGGCATCGGACGGCTGGACGCTGCGCACGAACGACGGCTCGCGCGCGGCGCACGTGGAACACACGGTGGCGATCACCCGGAGCGGCCCCCGGATTCTCACCGAGCGGCGGGCCGGCGGAAGGGCCCACCCGTAA